Proteins from a genomic interval of Candidatus Angelobacter sp.:
- the acpP gene encoding acyl carrier protein has product MAAEKTIEQRVKGIITEQLGVNPDQVTPDAKFIEDLGADSLDTVELVMALEEEFGQEIPDEEAEKLQSVGDVIKYIEEKQK; this is encoded by the coding sequence ATGGCTGCTGAAAAAACAATCGAACAAAGAGTGAAGGGAATCATCACCGAGCAACTCGGTGTGAACCCCGACCAGGTGACACCCGACGCGAAGTTTATCGAGGACTTGGGGGCGGATTCGCTCGACACGGTTGAACTGGTCATGGCCCTGGAGGAGGAGTTCGGCCAGGAAATCCCCGATGAAGAAGCGGAAAAACTGCAAAGTGTGGGCGATGTGATCAAATACATCGAAGAGAAGCAAAAGTAA